Proteins from one Micropterus dolomieu isolate WLL.071019.BEF.003 ecotype Adirondacks unplaced genomic scaffold, ASM2129224v1 contig_13692, whole genome shotgun sequence genomic window:
- the LOC123966558 gene encoding NLR family CARD domain-containing protein 3-like, translating to PTLLNQIYTELYITEGGTAEVSDEHEVRQIETAFRKPDRPETIIRQEDIFKASPGREEPIRTVMTKGVAGIGKTVLTQKFTLDWAEDKANQDIQFTFPFTFRELNVLKEKKYSLVELVHHFFPETKEAGICSFEEFQVVFIFDSLDECRLPLDFRNNEVLTDVTESTSVDVLLTNLIRGKLLPSARLWITTRPAAANQIPPECVDMVTEMRGFTDPQKEEYFRKRFRDEEQASRIISHIKTSRSLHIMCHIPVFCWITAAVLEDVLETREGGELPKTLTEMHIHFLVVQSKLKNVKYDGGAGTDPHWSPESRKMIESLGKLAFEQLQKGNLIFYESDLTECGIDIRAASVYSGVFTQIFKEERGLYQDKVFCFVHLSVQEFLAALHVHLTFINSGVNLLAEEQSSSQKSEIREDESAVTQFYQNAVDKALQSPNGHLDLFLRFLLGLSLQTNQTLLRGLLIQTESGSKTNQVAVEYIKRKIEETPSAEKSISLFHSLDELNDRSLVGPIYRFLSSGSLSKDNLSSAQWSALVFILLSSEKDLDVFDLKKYSASEEALLRLLPVVKASKKALLSGCNLSERSCEALSSV from the coding sequence CCAACCCTTCTGAACCAGATCTAcacagagctctacatcacagagggagggactgcagaggtcagtgatgaacatgaggtcagacagattgaaacagcattcaggaaaccagacagaccagaaacaataatcagacaagaagacatctttaaagcctcaCCTGGAAGAGAAGAACCAATCCgaacagtgatgacaaagggagtggctggcattgggaaaacagtcttaacgcagaagttcactctggactgggctgaagacaaagccaaccaggacatacagttcacatttccattcactttcagagagctgaatgtgctgaaagagaaaaagtacagcttggtggaacttgttcatcacttctttcctgaaaccaaagaagcaggaatctgcagctttgaagagttccaggttgtgttcatctttgacagtctggatgagtgtcgacttcctctggacttccgcaacaatgaggtcctgactgatgtcacagagtccacctcagtggatgtgctgctgacaaacctcatcagggGAAAACTGCTTCCCTCTGCTCGCCTCTGGATAACCAcacgacctgcagcagccaatcagatccctcctgagtgtgttgacatggtgacagagatgagagggttcactgacccacagaaggaggagtacttcaggaagagATTCAGAGACgaggagcaggccagcagaatcatctcccacatcaagacatcacgaagcctccacatcatgtgccacatcccagtcttctgctggatcactgctgcAGTTCTGGAGGATGTGTTGGagaccagagagggaggagagctgcccaagaccctgactgagatgcacatccacttcctggtggttcagtccaaactgaagaacgtcaagtatgatggaggagctgGGACTGATCCACACTGGAgtccagagagcaggaagatgattgagtctctgggaaaactggcttttgagcagctgcagaaaggcaacctgatcttctatgaatcagacctgacagagtgtggcatcgatatcagagcagcctcagtgtactcaggagtgttcacacagatctttaaagaggagagagggctgtaccaggacaaggtgttctgcttcgtccatctgagcgttcaggagtttctggctgctcttcatgtccatcTGACCTTCATCAACTCTGGTGTCAACCTGCTGGCAGAAGAACAGTCATCCTCCCAGAAGTCTGAAATAAGAGAAGATGAATCTGCAGTGACACAGTTCTACCAGAATGCTGTGGACAAGGCCTTACAGAGTCCAAATGGACACCTGGACTTGttcctccgcttcctcctgGGACTTTCACTGCAGACCAATCAGACCCTCTTACGAGGCCTGCTGATACAGACAGAAAGTGGCTCAAAAACCAATCAGGTAGCTGTTGAGTACATCAAGAGGAAGATCGAAGAGACTCCCTCTGCAGAGAAAAGCATCAGTCTGTTCCACAGTCTGGATGAACTGAATGATCGTTCTCTGGTGGGTCCAATCTACCGTTTCCTGAGTTCAGGAAGTCTCTCCAAAGATAACCTCTCCtctgctcagtggtcagctttggtcttcatcttactgtcatcagaaaaagatctggacgtgtttgacctgaagaaatattctgcttcagaggaggctctactgaggctgctgccagtggtcaaagCCTCCAAGAAAGCCCT